CGTCTTCTAAGTAGGATGCTAGTTCTAATGTCCAATACATGTCTTAGTATATTGTTGTTTATTTGCGCAAAAATAACCTTATTCTAAAAAAATCCAAGTGTTTTCTGCCTGATTAAAAAAAAACTTTTTAGTTTGTTTCTAATAGTTTGAAAATCAGTTTGTTCTTGGTTTCCACGGGGTTTCCACCGCATTTAGTTCGTGAGCCAGTTTCCGGGAAAGGACGAATAAATAATCACTTAGCCGGTTCATATAGGCACTGATTAGCGGTTCTACAGGTTCCGATTCGCTCAAATGAGCAACCAGCCTTTCTGCTCTTCTGCAGATGCAACGTGCTATGTGACACTGAGAAACCACGACATTGCCGCCAGGCAGCACGAAGAATTTCATCGGAGGTAATGCATTGTCCATTTCGTCGATCTGGTTTTCCAGATAGGTGACGTCACTTTCGAATAATTCCGGAAGTGTCATTTTGGATTTGACCGGGTCGGCAGCCAGGTGCGAACCGATCGTAAACAAACGGTCCTGGATCTCGATCAAAACCGCTGATTTGGATTCTTCACCGATCAGGTCGCGCAATAAACCGATGTAACTATTCAGTTCATCCACGGTACCGTAGCTTTCAATCCGGATATGATGTTTGGGGAGCCGGGTTCCGCCAATGAGTCCCGTGGTTCCTTTATCGCCTTTTTTGGTATAAACTTTCATACTCTAAAGTTAACGATATTTCACTTATTTGTTCCTCCGTAATCTATTTACCATGGAAGATTTTTGTTTATATTTGGTTGAACGAAAACAAAAACTATGAAAATAATCACGGCACTGACCATGTTCCCGGTGATCCGATCATCGGTTTCCTGGTGCCATGCTTTATCATATAACCCCATTAATCAAAAGTTGTAAGAGTATGAAGAAGAAAAGCCTATTAGCAGTTGCCGGTATCGCCATTTTAGTTGCGTGCAGTACCGCAAAGAATTCCTCTGAGTCGTCGGCTCCGAAAGTAGAAGCGATGCCCACCCAGGGAGATGTTGACCGCATGCAGTCTAAATTCCCGGGAATGACCCTGGATGAACTGTACCAGGGAAAACAATTGTTCGAATCGAACTGTAATTTGTGCCACAAGCTGAAAAAACCATCTTCCGAGCCGGAATCGGAGTGGAGAGAAATTGTGCCGCGAATGGTCAAAAAAGTGAATAACAAAGAAGGCCATCACATTGATGAGGCAGGGCAGGAGAAAATCCTCCGCTATGTAATCACGATGGGATCGGTAGAGAAATCATAACAGACAACAGGCCGGCGATTATCGCCGGCCTGTTTGTTTTTATAAATCAAACCGGTCGGCATTCATGACCTTGGTCCATGCTGCCACGAAATCGGTTACAAATTTCTCAGAAGCATCCGAACTTCCATACACTTCGGCGATGGCTCTTAATTCGGAATGAGAACCGAAAATCAGATCGGCACGTGTGGCCGTCCATTTTACGGCTCCTGTTTTGCGATCGCGGCCTTCAAACAATTCCTGGTGATCGTCTGTTGCTTTCCAAACGGTATTCATATCCAGTAGATTCAGGAAGAAATCATTAGTCAGTGATCCGGGTTTTTGAGTAAGGACACCGTGTCTGGAATTGTCGAAATTCGTATCGAGAACGCGCATTCCTGCAAGAAGCACTGTCATTTCAGGAGCGCTTAAATTCAGTAGCTGAGCTTTATCGACCAGCAATTCTTCCGTTGAAATGAGCGATTTGGCTTTCAGGTAATTGCGGAATCCATCTGCAAAGGGTTCCATTGCGGTAAAGGAATCCACATCGGTTTGCTCCTGTGAAGCATCCATACGCCCGGGAGTGAAGGGAACGTTAATGGAATGTCCGGCGTTTTTTGCTGCCTGTTCAATTCCGGCACAACCTGCCAGCACGATTAAATCGGCCAGTGAGATCTTTTTGCCGTCTGTTTGTGCGTCGTTGAATGTTTTTTGAATGGCTTCCAGTTTTTCCAGTACCGTCCCAAGCTGAGCGGGATTGTTCACTTTCCAGAATTTCTGCGGGGCCAACCGAATACGTGCGCCGTTTGCACCACCGCGTTTATCTGATCCTCGGAAAGTAGAAGCAGAGGCCCAGGCAGTTGAAATGTAATGGGATAAAGGAATTCCCGAATTCACTAGTTGCTCTTTCAGGTGCTCCACGTCTTTTTCATCAACCAGTTTGTGATCCACTTTCGGAATGGGATCCTGCCAAATCAATTCTTCTTTCGGGACTTCCGGCCCTAAATAACGCGCAACCGGTCCCATATCCCGGTGTGTGAGCTTGAACCATGCACGTGCAAACGCGTCTGCAAATTCATCCGGATTCTCGTAAAAACGGCGTGATATTTTTTCATAAACAGGATCAAACCGTAAGGAAAGATCGGTGGTGAGCATGGTCGGAAGGTGTTTTTTGGACGAATCGTGTGCGTCCGGGATGGTTTTCTCAGCGTTCTTAGCAACCCACTGATTTGCACCGGCCGGACTTTTGGTCAATTCCCATTCGTTGCCGAAGAGGTTATCAAAGAAATGGTTGCTCCATTTGGTAGGAGTTTGTGTCCAGGTTACTTCCGGTCCGCCGGTTGTGGTATCGGCACCTATTCCGGTATTGAACGTATTGGCCCAGCCTAAACCTTGCGCTTCGATTCCGGCTCCTTCAGGTTCAGCTCCCACCAAATCCGGGCTTCCTGCTCCGTGGGCTTTTCCGAAAGTATGCCCGCCTGCAATCAATGCAACAGTTTCTTCGTCGTTCATGGCCATGCGTGCGAACGTTTCGCGGATATCTTTTGCTGCTGCAATCGGGTCGGGATTTCCTCCGGGACCTTCCGGATTTACGTAAATCAATCCCATTTGAACGGCCGCTAGCGGATTTTCCAGGTTCCGGTCACCGGAATAACGCCCGTCATCGCTGAGCCAGGTCTTTTCAGAACCCCAGTAAACATCCTGATCCGGTTCCCAAACATCTGCCCGCCCGCCGGCAAACCCGAAAGTTTTGAAGCCCATGGATTCCAATGCGACGTTCCCGGTTAGGATCAATAAATCCGCCCAGGATATTTTCTGCCCGTATTTTTGTTTGATCGGCCATAAAAGACGCCGTGCTTTATCGAGATTCGCATTATCCGGCCAGCTGTTCAAAGGTGCAAAACGCTGTTGCCCGGATCCGGCACCGCCACGGCCGTCGCCAATGCGGTAAGTTCCGGCACTGTGCCACGCCATGCGAATGAAAAACGGCCCGTAATGTCCGAAATCTGCGGGCCACCATTCCTGGGAATCGGTCATTAAATGGTGCAGGTCTGCTTTGACTGCCTGTAAATCCAGGCTATTGAATGCTTTTACATAGTTAAAAGAGCTACCCAGGGGATTGGACTTTGAATCATGCTGCCTCAGCACATTCAGTCGTAATTGGTTTGGCCACCAGTTGTTATTTCTGATTATTTTTTCGGTTGAAGAATTACCGTTTGTTGCGCCTGTAAAAGGACATTTTGAAGCGTCTCCGTTTGAATGATTTTCCATAACTGTTTCATTTGGTAGTGTCTTTAAATGTATTAATTGTTTGGATGAATGGAAAAGGTTTTTATAAAAAAACAGGCACGCGATTAATTGCGTGCCTGCTTAAAATAATTTCGTCTTAAAGATCTTCGGGCGGATGGTGAACTGTTCTTTGGTTTGTTCTTCCCTGCGCCAGAGAATTCCCATGCGTCCCAGATCAACGGAAACATGGAAACGCGGATCGGAGGAGAGGTATTTCCAGCAATCCCACATGTCTTCGCTCCAGCGGATATCATCCAGGATGAATGCGGTGTTGCTGTGTGTCTGATCGAATAGTTTGTCGATGTATTCCATGGTGGCTTTCCCGGAGTGATTTCCGTCCAGGAAGACCAGGTCGTATTTCCCGATTGCGGGAAGTTCCAGGAAATCGTCGAAAGAACTGCAAATGGTTGTAATACCGGAAAGGTTCCAGCTGTCAAACTGCCTGGATGCACGCGATAGAATGGCATCGCAGCCTTCAACGGTAATCAGATGCCCGGAAGGATTACCGGACTTTAAATGAATGGAGCCTGTTCCGATGGATGTTCCCAGTTCCAGCATCAATGCGGGTTTGTAGTGGTTTGCCAGTTTCCATAGAATGTCGCCGTAAATGCCTTTGCTGCTGGCGTTTTTTGCAAGTTCTGAAACGGAACGGCTTGTCCCGGCCATGCGGGAAGTCTTTCCCATTTGTTTGGATCCTGCACCTAAATCGATTATTTTAAATTGTTCCGTATCCTTTTTGACTTTTTGTAGCCATTTTTTTCGTGCAGAGAGAAAATTTTTATCCACTTTTGTCGTTAGACAGTTGTCGACAAAGTCGAATACAAAGGGAGAATGAATGCCATGTCTGCCTTTAGATTTGAGTAAAAATCCGAAAATTGATTTGGAATTTTGCATGACACAAAGAAACGAAAAAACGCTACAGGAAGCATGCTTATGCTAAAAACTACAATAGAAATACAATCGGAACGCCTGCGGGCTCCGCAACCGGCATTAAACCTGGTTTCTGCCTGTAAAATACAGGAAGGGATCATTGCTTTGAGCGACGAGAAAATTGCGGATCTGGCGCAAACATTTTATCAATCGACCAAAAAGATTTCGGTCTTTATTCCGGCATCCGGTTCGGGATCACGTATGTTCCATTTCCTGTTTGAATTTCTGGATAACCCGAATGAAAGCAATAGCGGATATGTAGAGCGTTTCCTGACACATATTGAAGATTTTGCGTTTTTCTACCAGTTCCCCGGCTCTATTCAAAAAGCTTTGCGAAACAGGAGCATGGACCTGGATGCTTTCGTGTCATTTATCCTGAACAATAAAGGCTACGGGTTGGCGCATCTTCCGAAAGGGTTGATCCCGTTCCATAAAAACGGGCCTTTCTTATTGTGCCCGATCCAGGAACATGTGGTTCAGGGGCAATTGCTGAACCAAAATGCGTGTTCGTTCCATTTTACGATCCAGCCCAAATTCCAGGAGTACATTCAACGGCAGCTGGAGTTTCTCGAAGGAATGACATCCCGGAAATTCGATGTGGATTTCTCGGTACAGAATATTGAAACCAACGCGGTTGCTTTTGACGATAATTACCAGCCGATCCTGAATCCGGAAGGCGATTTGCTGACCAGGCCGGCCGGACATGGTGCTTTACTGGAAAATTTCGGCCAATTGGATGCAGATCTGATTTTCATCAAGAACATCGATAATATTCAGCATTACAACCACTCGGAAACGGCAATCGAAACACAGCGCATGCTGGGCGGTTTATTCCTGGAAGTGCAGGAAGAAGTGCAGAAACTGATCGCTGATTTTTCGGAAGAGGCATGGAATGATTTCAACAGCGAATATCAATTATTCCATGAATCGGTGAATGGTTTGTCGCACCGGGAGAAACTGGAGTTGCTGAAAAGACCGCTTCGCATTTGCGGAATGGTGCGCAATGAAGGCCAGCCGGGAGGAGGTCCGTTCTGGGTTGAGAATAACGGCGAAATCACGAAGCAAATTGTGGAAAAAGCGCAAATCAATCCTAAAAGCGACCAGGTGCGGGTGATGATCCAGTCTTCGCATTTTAACCCGGTAATCATGGTTTGCCAGGGAAAAAACAACGATGGTTCGAAAATCGACCTGGATGCATTTAAAGACGAGAATGCGTATTTCAAAGTGAGTAAATCACATAATGGGCAATCCATTCATTTTGTGGAGCTTCCGGGGCTTTGGAACGGTTCGATGGCGAAATGGAATACGGTTTTCGTAGAAGTGCCTAGCAAAACGTTCAGCCCGGTGAAATCCATTCTGGATTTATTGGATAAGGCGCATCAACCCTGATTTGATGTAAAATGTTGAAATGTCAAAAGTCAAAAGTTAAAAAGGTCTCCTTTTTCTTGTTTACATTTCCCTTTTTACATTTGACTTAATATAGTTTTTGTCGTTTCAATAAATACTTCACCAATACATCCTGGATCGGGTCTTTGATGTCGATTGCATAAAAATCTACGTGGTATTGCGTGCATTTTAAACTCACCTCGTTGAAGTAGCGATTGATTTCCGTGGTGTATTTTTCCTTGATCTCAGCCGGTTGCAGTTTCATTTTTTCACCCGTTTCCATGTCGATGAGGTTGATCGGGTTGTGGCCCAGTTCAAAATCGATTTCCGTAGATTTGTCCATCACGTGGAAAAGGACCACTTCGTGTTTATTATGCTTCATGTGCTGAATGCTTTGCATGAATTCATCCAGGCGTGAAGGATCGTCCAGCAAATCCGTGAAAATAACAATCAGGCTTCTTTTGTGACACAATTCCGCAACATCGTGCAGGCTGGAAATGGTTTCCGTTAATTTCGGGTCAACAGGCTGGTATTCGTGCAGCTGTTTTTCCATTTCGTGCAGCAGGAAACGGTGATGAGCACCCGATGATTTTGCCGGAGTATGCAGGAACAGTTTGTTGTGGAACAGGGAAAGTCCCACGGCATCGCGTTGTCTTTTCAGTAATTCGGATAAAGATGCTGCGGCAAGTACCGAAAATTCCAGTTTCGAAAGCGTATTTTTCCCGCTGTAGTACATGGAAGAAGAAGTGTCGACCACCATTTGGCAGCGCAGGTTGGTTTCTTCCTCGTATTTTTTGGTGAACATTTTTTCCGACCGGCCATACAATTTCCAGTCGATGTGGCGCGTAGATTCTCCGGGATTGTACAAACGGTGCTCTGCGAATTCCACGGAAAAACCATGGAACGGACTTTTGTGCATTCCGGTAATGAAACCTTCTACGACCTGTTTTGCAAGTAATTCAA
The window above is part of the Fluviicola sp. genome. Proteins encoded here:
- a CDS encoding cob(I)yrinic acid a,c-diamide adenosyltransferase; the protein is MKVYTKKGDKGTTGLIGGTRLPKHHIRIESYGTVDELNSYIGLLRDLIGEESKSAVLIEIQDRLFTIGSHLAADPVKSKMTLPELFESDVTYLENQIDEMDNALPPMKFFVLPGGNVVVSQCHIARCICRRAERLVAHLSESEPVEPLISAYMNRLSDYLFVLSRKLAHELNAVETPWKPRTN
- the katG gene encoding catalase/peroxidase HPI; the protein is MENHSNGDASKCPFTGATNGNSSTEKIIRNNNWWPNQLRLNVLRQHDSKSNPLGSSFNYVKAFNSLDLQAVKADLHHLMTDSQEWWPADFGHYGPFFIRMAWHSAGTYRIGDGRGGAGSGQQRFAPLNSWPDNANLDKARRLLWPIKQKYGQKISWADLLILTGNVALESMGFKTFGFAGGRADVWEPDQDVYWGSEKTWLSDDGRYSGDRNLENPLAAVQMGLIYVNPEGPGGNPDPIAAAKDIRETFARMAMNDEETVALIAGGHTFGKAHGAGSPDLVGAEPEGAGIEAQGLGWANTFNTGIGADTTTGGPEVTWTQTPTKWSNHFFDNLFGNEWELTKSPAGANQWVAKNAEKTIPDAHDSSKKHLPTMLTTDLSLRFDPVYEKISRRFYENPDEFADAFARAWFKLTHRDMGPVARYLGPEVPKEELIWQDPIPKVDHKLVDEKDVEHLKEQLVNSGIPLSHYISTAWASASTFRGSDKRGGANGARIRLAPQKFWKVNNPAQLGTVLEKLEAIQKTFNDAQTDGKKISLADLIVLAGCAGIEQAAKNAGHSINVPFTPGRMDASQEQTDVDSFTAMEPFADGFRNYLKAKSLISTEELLVDKAQLLNLSAPEMTVLLAGMRVLDTNFDNSRHGVLTQKPGSLTNDFFLNLLDMNTVWKATDDHQELFEGRDRKTGAVKWTATRADLIFGSHSELRAIAEVYGSSDASEKFVTDFVAAWTKVMNADRFDL
- a CDS encoding class I SAM-dependent methyltransferase, which translates into the protein MGKTSRMAGTSRSVSELAKNASSKGIYGDILWKLANHYKPALMLELGTSIGTGSIHLKSGNPSGHLITVEGCDAILSRASRQFDSWNLSGITTICSSFDDFLELPAIGKYDLVFLDGNHSGKATMEYIDKLFDQTHSNTAFILDDIRWSEDMWDCWKYLSSDPRFHVSVDLGRMGILWRREEQTKEQFTIRPKIFKTKLF
- a CDS encoding DUF4301 family protein, with the protein product MLMLKTTIEIQSERLRAPQPALNLVSACKIQEGIIALSDEKIADLAQTFYQSTKKISVFIPASGSGSRMFHFLFEFLDNPNESNSGYVERFLTHIEDFAFFYQFPGSIQKALRNRSMDLDAFVSFILNNKGYGLAHLPKGLIPFHKNGPFLLCPIQEHVVQGQLLNQNACSFHFTIQPKFQEYIQRQLEFLEGMTSRKFDVDFSVQNIETNAVAFDDNYQPILNPEGDLLTRPAGHGALLENFGQLDADLIFIKNIDNIQHYNHSETAIETQRMLGGLFLEVQEEVQKLIADFSEEAWNDFNSEYQLFHESVNGLSHREKLELLKRPLRICGMVRNEGQPGGGPFWVENNGEITKQIVEKAQINPKSDQVRVMIQSSHFNPVIMVCQGKNNDGSKIDLDAFKDENAYFKVSKSHNGQSIHFVELPGLWNGSMAKWNTVFVEVPSKTFSPVKSILDLLDKAHQP
- a CDS encoding DUF58 domain-containing protein, which translates into the protein MLTTIQKDQLAQFGNLELLAKQVVEGFITGMHKSPFHGFSVEFAEHRLYNPGESTRHIDWKLYGRSEKMFTKKYEEETNLRCQMVVDTSSSMYYSGKNTLSKLEFSVLAAASLSELLKRQRDAVGLSLFHNKLFLHTPAKSSGAHHRFLLHEMEKQLHEYQPVDPKLTETISSLHDVAELCHKRSLIVIFTDLLDDPSRLDEFMQSIQHMKHNKHEVVLFHVMDKSTEIDFELGHNPINLIDMETGEKMKLQPAEIKEKYTTEINRYFNEVSLKCTQYHVDFYAIDIKDPIQDVLVKYLLKRQKLY